Proteins encoded together in one Chroicocephalus ridibundus chromosome 13, bChrRid1.1, whole genome shotgun sequence window:
- the GP1BB gene encoding platelet glycoprotein Ib beta chain gives MNSGILFLSLLGFLPLVMPICPVPCKCATNIIDCTSKGLTVAKLPVTFRPSAEIIHLGYNRLTSIPNGLFDNLKSLQVVYLQGNPWECNCDILYLRSWLQWQQNRTMYRDVRCASPAHLQDRIIAYLTEDEVISTCQYWYCSLALLSQICLFILLFLQGILVIFIIVYLQKFRRMTAEAWSTTRELHQNVDTWVSSQQ, from the coding sequence ATGAACAGTGGAATTCTCTTCTTGTCCCTCCTGGGCTTCCTCCCACTCGTGATGCCCATATGCCCTGTGCCATGCAAGTGTGCCACCAACATTATTGACTGCACATCAAAAGGCCTAACTGTAGCAAAACTACCAGTTACTTTCCGCCCTTCGGCTGAAATTATCCACCTTGGTTACAACAGGCTCACCTCTATTCCCAATGGGCTCTTTGACAACCTAAAGAGCCTCCAGGTAGTCTACCTGCAGGGCAACCCTTGGGAATGCAACTGTGACATCCTCTACTTGCGCTCCTGGCTCCAGTGGCAGCAGAACCGGACCATGTACAGGGATGTGAGATGTGCCTCCCCAGCTCACCTGCAGGACCGCATCATTGCCTATCTGACAGAAGACGAGGTCATCTCCACGTGCCAGTACTGGTACTGCAGCCTGGCTCTCCTCTCACAGATCTGTCTCTtcatcctccttttcctccagggTATCTTGGTTATCTTCATCATTGTCTACCTGCAGAAATTTCGGAGAATGACTGCTGAAGCCTGGAGCACCACCCGAGAACTGCACCAGAATGTGGACACCTGGGTATCTTCTCAACAGTGA